From Pieris rapae chromosome 15, ilPieRapa1.1, whole genome shotgun sequence:
tttattaattacataatacagCATACTATTGTCTCTTGACCACCATTGTCGAAAAGCATCATAATGTTGTTTTCAGTAAATaacgtatgtatttttaagccTCAAATTTCGGTTTACATGCATGAATGAAGGCATATAAGTTCTTAAATTGAAAGTTTGACGGGTTTAGTGATACCagcttaaaaacaaaaattgttataattgaatctctaagcttaaattttacaaaaatgcaAGCGAAAATATACTTGATGTAATATGGAACTATCCATTTactcataattttaatgtctgGCAAGGAATATATTTCCGATGCCCTAGTTCTTCTGTAACCTATCCATTTACAAtctaattaaagaattttataaaattttattttataataatcgtaATTGCTAATTCTTCATCATACACACTAAGAACATAACAAGCTTATGAGATTACCTTtgtcttatatttaattggtATTTATAGTCATATTATCAGTAATAAATTGAACGCAACAAATAGAAGTCAAGATACTTACGTCCCTGTgcccttttaaaaattatatacatatatagaattatagtcataaaatctaatttaaagcGATAACAATTGAAATCTTAAAATGAAGATAATCGAGCTTTAGGATTATCTTGATAAGGAAGTGTAACAATGTGTCATAAAATCAATGTATATCATCAATTACAGTTATAAAAACTCAAAGATTCACTGCATTGATATGATGAATTATTCAATTCAATCAAGgatgtcaattttttaaagaattcattgaatacaaaaattttcaataaggCAAAAGagaatgatataataaaaacagaaagccacgaatgtttttgttaatatgtacCACTCGtttaacacacacaaaaaaattcgtcaaaatcggtccagtcgtttgaaagaagttcagtgacatacacactcacagaagattatatatataaagatttattccAGGACTCGAGTCTACCCTGTGCAGTTTTCGTTTTTACCGCCAAAAATGTGTGTAAGGAACGTCGCACAGTAAATATAACGTTTACATGGACCGAAATACCAGTTGGTTTAAATAAACGCAAAAATAATGgtaagttatataatttgtagctTAATACGTGTCACTTAAAGGTCCTCGGTTCGAAGTCAGacgaaaatgtaatttttagcaTTAAATTGTCGCTAAACTTTGTATCACGTAGTAAGCTGTCAGAACACTGCCCGTGAGAGTGGATTTGATCTCTCATATTCCCTAAAGGAGGGAAAGAATAACGCAGCTGCAATAACTGTTTATTTCTGAAATGCTTTCGAattatacacacacacataaattgTGCATCACAGATTCGAAATTGCGTTTGAATactgaaatttgaaataaatgtgaCAAATTCTGTTGATCTATTGTGTTTACTCGATCACCATATTAATTATGGTTACGAATGATGCTGAggaaacaataattttctaacTACCAATCGAAATACAACATATTTCGCGATTGCTAAGCCCAAAACTCAAAGACGGCTAGACtaattacagtattttttttaaatttattccttaAACTCTGAAGTAATTttcaaagaatatttattatttaggtgTTTATTCCGTAAAAGCGACCAGTCTCTATGgaatagcatagcaaaatattcCATACGCAGCTACTAAAAAGAtaggctaagtaaaaaaaatataggcaAAACGAAGTTCGCTGGCGCAGCtaggatttaataaatatcaatctACCTCTGTATAGCCTTAAAGTAATAAACAGGCTTCTTAATTGATATAGCTTTAGTAGTCGAATTTCCATTGTTATTTGACGAgtgatatttaatatcaatcgAGTTACAACGCgttcttctattgttttttttaaacattttatctaTTAACACTACGATAAAATGATTTACACGATTGATGAAGATAATTAATACGTTAATTAATGGTTGTACGGACCATTGTTACTATAATGTTGATCAAGGCCATTTGAATCAATCAATCTTTATCGTGGCGTATATTTGTTACTAGCGGCCTGATCACTTCTTTGATATTTgtgaatattattgtattcgagatatacaattaattgatTCAATCTGTTCAAAACGAATTTTTTCAAATCTACAAAAGGACAAGTATTTTTTCTTCATGAGTTTCATTAGCGGCTAAGCATTTAACTAAAACCTCTTTgcctaaataaaaatgtatgtaagagcagtgttggcctagtggcttcagcggcTACATCGTCAACCGACAACTGCTGCATTGCATGTCGGGAAGCGgtaaggctctgctgttaacgcatcccgcataaggcgattgttgaTGGGGCCTTGGGGATTTAGTGGGTATGCGCATAACCCTTCCGCATCAAGcctagtgttgcccaaatgcaagaccaagacgagacttagaccagtcttggtattggtcttgcgtcaatacacctggtcttgatcttggtattggtattgcgctctcagtcttggtcttggtcttgatcttgcagcaagagtctcgcaagtctcgcaagacttgtaaatacctattagcctattgctatttgttcgtcactcatgtcaaattgtaaacattcactccgaaagcaataagaatttagagtacctagctaggtaaatgggcgagaataataaataagatagactCGAAGCGGATCTCAATTagaaatgactgaaattgaaataaaaactcatatttataagcacacaagccgaagaccgacaaagaaaaatgcggcattctttgatagatagaataaatctttgaaagattaaaaaacagaagtatcagaatgaaaatcaaattggttttgtgcctacgcaaaaataaagtgtagataattatgcaaataatattgtttattatgttccttttttattggaactatacgttgcctgctgtttttatggaggttactagctactagagtagatacgatagaagttgataaaccgacactgcaaatctcgatttttggaaatgtgtgattttaaaaccaaatgcgtaaagcaatatgacgtcgctcatatttggagtttttccacgtttcaaatttgtttaaatcacccaCTATCGAGACAGCGTGTCAAATGCTGTGATACACTTGTTCAAACCGCGGCGTCTTTGtcggtaaattatcaaatatgtaggtatataatacaccgaccgaccaacagtttattcgcagaacgtcacattttcccaatcaaccttgaaccttatttctctagtgataaagttgaaaatttgataacgcccaaatctcagtttgtcctaactgcaagacgcaagagtattgcaggcttaagtattgtcttgctcaagtcttgcaggcttcagtcttggtattggtcttgctacgataaggcggtcttggtattggtattggtcttgcaaaaatgcaagaacaagaccgagactgcaagaccaagaccgattttgggcaacactaatcAAGCCGTCGTGCCGCGGAatgcgcaatgcatttccccaagtaaaaaaaaaaaaaagtggcttcagcgtgcgactctcatccctcaagtaggttcgatccccggctgtgcaccaatggactttctgtctatgtccgcatttaacatttgctcgtaCGGTGATCGGAAACGTGAGGAACATGtattagacccaaaatgtcTACAGCGTGCCAGATACAGGATGCTCATCACCTACTACTATTTTTCTACGTTGCAATGTcttcgtatatttttttacattttagtttCTAAGGAATTTGTACTGTAGTGTAATCTTTTACACACAAAACGCATAGTGATTTTTgggttttatgtatttatccttataattaaaaataaatttactttcagGAAAGCTAGACTTGGAGAGATATTCAGAAGATAATACGTGCGGTGTGACATTAGAACAAAGAGTGTCAGACACTCCACTAACGTTCACAATAGCCAAGAATAAATCGGAGAACGAGACAATACACGAGGGTTACTGCTTGTGGAATTCGTTGAAGACGTCCAGTTATGTATGGGATTGTATTAAGAAGAAAGGCAAACTTGAACCAGATCCTAGTCAAACTGCAACTCCTCCCAAAggcgaaaataaaattgatgacAGCGATAAaccaaagaaaatatataaaagtaagttGTAGTCTTCTTCTGCCACTTTATTACTATTGGTTGGTTGGGTATCCTACGCTTAACAGTAACTCGGTGGATTTGATGGGTTTCTGTATTTTCCGCAACCACGATTTCTACCAGTCCGACTATTGCATTAAATTTTGCCCATAATTATGTGCTGCAACAAGTCGTTTTTAGGATCAAACTGAGTCAGTATGCAACAGATTTTAACAGTTTCCATAAGCTATCGTGTCGTTCGTTCAAAGACTCTATCATTGGGTACAGCTAATGCGAAATTAGTAGTAACAGTTCATACTTGTATGTGTTAATTTTGAAAGTTGGACAAATGAAAGGAtttagaggaggccttcactccactgtatcataaaaaaaaaacaaaatgttttgtctagaaaatgaaaaataaaataaatttatcacatATCACAATTATCACTTCATGTTGAAATCCTTATGTTCTACACTGTAATACAGGGTACTAATATAgggtcttttttattaaagtttaatgttAGTTTTCTTCATTCATCGTATTTAGTGAGTCAAATCGTAAATTGGCATATgtagttaaaaattttaacttagaTTCATTCGTTGTAGTGCCATTCATTTATTGGCAATGAAACAGCAAATATCGGTGTCATTGTGGATTTGTTCGCGTACCAGCGCTATATGGACCagtccgaaccaattcgacttagggtcgtataaaaaaaaatgtgagccgtcacgggacgcctggtagatgtgaaacatcgacattattttgtaaaagtaatgtgcagaaaagaacagactgataggaactaaatatgtcataatgataaaataaaatattatgattttttttccagataacgatgactattgtaaacattattttcattaaatatttttaatgtgaaatttactgctgcatttagaattaatatcgtatagcgtggcgacgcgtcgccacggcatgcgtcgccacgccagaaatcggttttacgtgcggctatatgatgtttcacatcaaaaagaACGTGCCACTTCATAAAATCCTGGCAACTTGCCAGCAAAGCAAATACCGTCACTTAAATGATGCTTTCTGCACATTTGCCATTCgctctatatattttttaacaataatttaatttaaaagtttttctgGTTTTACAAATGGCGGAAATtgattgaatttgaattgcaGATGATTCCATTGGTCTGTCGAACTCCATATCATTGGATCCTGGTGGATGTGACGTTGCAGAGTTCTGCCTTGTTTGGGATATGcctacaataaaatacaagaaagaCAGAAAGGTGCATAAACggttagtatttaaaaatatataattatgttttcaaagtacatatatatattacgaatTGAAGATTCTGTGGAAAAAATTGTGTCATTTGACGATGAATAAGTATGtctttaattgttaaaaggccggcaacgcacttatCACTGACTGCTTTTCCcttgttctgtaaaaaatgttGCTGTGTTTATGTTGAATGATGTACATactttctaattattttttattttggatcTAATCAGAATTTTTGTGAAGATCTGGTATGTACTTATTGAGGTACTCAACAGGCTATTtgattgtatgaaaaataaagagtTATTCTGagttatctataataataaattaataaaataatctataatttaaaatattataataatttttatacgtgAGTCAGTGACCGGTCACAGATTATCGACGGTGACGTAGAATGTTAATAATGTCTTAGTCAATCCTATCCTGCAGTGTTTTAgtcgtaaaataatattcatttatttgtaagtaattACAGCTAcacatttacatattacatataaaaaaattaattacaaaatacacgtaacagaaaatatgtcaatgttaaatacgagaaataatgaaaactgaaattaaacattaaacaaagtataataattaaaatgtatcaacaATGTGGacgaataaatacattttaatttaaaattatcaagatAGTTTGCTCCACAAATTGCTCTAATCATTAAAGTTATTAGAAAAGATCGTAattcacatttaattttagtttaatacaaaattttcagATTTTACACAAAGTATTTCGGTAGTGACGGCATAGCGGGTGCGAGCATTGCTGCATACGCGCTTCGGAATTATAGGAGCTGGGAGAAGCAACTCGCAGAGTGGCAGGACCCAATTCTTAATAACAGGTAAGGtttcttaattataagtactcgattatatctttttaaagatttaatctTGGGAAATATTAACagctataaaaatagtttagtaAGAAGTTTTTACTtcaaacagtatttttatatgtgatgaaattaaataaaatttattgatctaattttataatttaattaaattattctcttattatttttttgcatatatatttaattcagaAAATGATCAAATACAcactaatttaaagtttacatGAAATCATTTAGGTagtacaatgtacacttatgaacgtcaaaaaagaaatacatattaaatgcttttaattttgcatttaCTGATaataaatcaagggcgtagaacgaaagagTATTGTATCATATGTTATTTTCACCCAcgttaagtattatatttatgtgtcTGTCTCTCACTTCGTTTTAGTGATTTTTCCTAGGTTTATaagctttatttttaaggtttaggtaggttttttagtttatagtgTACAGAAACTCTTGCTTAAAACCAACTATAGTAAATACGATTATTTACAtcctattaaatttcaaaatgtaaataaataggaaatatattaaaaatcggAGTTAATTACGGCATACTTTATGATAAACACGAAAATACTAGAAGcacaataaatatcttaaattatctttaaattgGAAAAcacaaaagaatatatttttgaaacaatttCAGCGTCATGTATGGTTTAAAACGCGTTAGAAGCATGTTGAATCAATTAGTTAAGCATATTACATGGGTAATTAAACCTTCGCCGCATGAAAGTGTATCAGGGCCATTGTCGAACAGCACTAGCATATCactagtctggccataaatactgttacataaaaacttttattttttcaactttttaattattttaaatttggaacacatatattattttgataacgtCTTTCTAGTACGAGATCCGGCTGCGGGATTAGCGCGTTCATCGGTTATTtgcaattttgatttatatttataattaagagaATATATATCAACCGGccgctagtatttttaatttatttttgggaAAAAATTTCGTTCACTTGTACAATGTACATATCACGGTAGATTTATACGTTTATACGTCATCgatacgtttatttattaattatatatcaaattgaagttatttttttgtattcagtATCATATATGATTGCCAAGATTTATAGAATTCTAGAAAAATACCAAGAACAGATACTTAAGTGCGGATATAGttcaataagaatttatttgacAAAGATTGAatacaagtttaaaaaaaaaatgccgATGGACGAAAGTATTTAATGGAAAGAGCGGATATAGTTTGTGCCAGAGTCTATTAAtacatcatttattatatcGATTGTACCTATCCCGTTATGTATATGCACCCCTGCAATTCTTACCTCTCCAAAAGACCTATAAGTGCGAGCGAGACAGACAGATACATAGACTTATGACCCGAAGCCTCAGTTCATAATGCGTCgtactacatattatttttatttgcagcAATATACCGGATTGGTTAAAAAGTGCCTTAATGAATGAGCTTTACTTTGTGGCGGACGGTGGGACTATTTGGTTTGACGTCAGCGAAGACTTTCCTGAGACTGATCCTAGGTTAATAATctgcatatataatatagtacctTTAAGTCATATAACAAGCACGGATAATTgtggataataaataaataaatagatataagtagagaaaaaaaatctctatTCGTCTCTTCTCTCGGCGGGATCTAACGCCAAAGGAATTTGTATGAGAAAGatattaaattggttttatttcaAGTACCTGAACATTACTCAACTGTCATTTGTGAATTATTAACCTATAGTCTATGTCCTGAAATATAttcctttatatatatattttttttaattaatttttgacgttTTCAGACATGATTTCGGTGTATTTGGTTATTTGGAGGGTCATGAATATAGAATGTATAATACATACGATGTACATTTCTATGCTTCGTTTGCCTTAGCACAATTGTGGCCTAATTTACAAGTAAGTATATTTACGTAttcaatattcatttaaatttgaaacactttgatatttattgtgtCAGATGATCACGCATGGTTTtacaactaattaattatgcagGAATTGGTGTTGCCagctacattttattatttatgactaATTGTTGTATgggtaaataatgaatatgaatataatatgttgaGCTAGTGGTTTTGTGTTTGAACCCTGGCTAAGCACCAATGGACGAAGAATTATGAATGTAGTTTCCTTCATGAGACAATCGGGGAATGCTAAGGGTGTGTCCACATCTGGCGAATATGCCGCGAAAGTGCAGCTTGCTCGCGCGCGTGTTTTTTTGTTCGTGCGCCGCTACTGCGCCGCCCGCGCGCACGTGTGGACGCACCCTTAGACCCGGAAAGTCGACCGCGTGTTTCAGGCACAAAAGCCTGATCACTtacctattataaaaaatcacgAAATAGATCAAATATGCGTGACGAacttcaacattttttttaattgacagTAAAATCTTTACCTATGTTTTTGTAGGTTgtattacaatatatgtatcGAGACGCGATAGCTCTGGAGACCACTCAATGCCGACAATCTCTATATGATgggaaatatgtaaaattcaaaataaaggAATCCATTCCGCATGATTTGGGCGATCCAGGTCAGTCTTAAAAGTCTACAAAtataacgcccaaacccaataacctatctcaatcagtttttgaccatctgagatatacatcttaatccaaatattgataaaagtatgccaataaccaatcgacggattttAATAGtagatagacctttgtatggaaatgacagttcaagtgtgccaatatcctatcttaaaataattaaaaagccatttgatatgttttaaacatagacatgtatattttaatattatttgtacggttttatttactttatttggtttatattgattatcaaatatgagtgtaaagagcgaagagattgcattctatccgtcgccaaaaatgctttgtcttcgtagggtttggttattgggatgcagataggagatcgagcGACTGTCACAGTCTGATTggaaacaatctgagattgtggattaattattgggttcgggcgtaagtcGTCACGCTCAAAAGATTTTTGCATATTAAGATTATCGTAGCagaactatataatatttcaataactaaattttctaggcgtttaaaatgtttgaataaaaCTTCTTCAACGAATCAAAATAGGTATttctacattatttttatagtacttAACCATAGACAATATTACAGAGGACATCCCATTCACGAACATAAACGCGTACAACATACATGACGTGTCCGAATGGCGCGATCTAAATCTCAAATACATCCTTCAAGTCATGCGTGATTATCGTCTCTTAAGGGCCTATAGTGCCCCATTCCCCAACGAGCGTTACTATTCCATGGCGTACATTGATGACGTCAGAGAAGGCACAGAAAACGATCTCTACACACGATCAACGGAACAACCGGATGAGAAATCACCGGATCTATCCGTCGACTTATCTCTAGACCCTTCACCCGTACCCAACAAGGAGGTCCCTGACATTCTGGACCTCCTTTATCGCAGCTCAGAAGTGGTGCAAGAGTGTCAGGAGATAGAAGATCCCAAAGAAACGGTTACGACTTGGAATGCTAAGCAGTATTTGATGGATATGTACCCGTCGTGTGCGGCGTTGCTTAGGAAGGGATTGTTGTGGGACAAGGATGGTGATGGGTTGATTGAAAATGGTGGATTCCCCGATCAGACCTATGATGCGTGGGTTATGTCTGGACCTAGGTGAGTTTTAATTTCGGATTGATAATggaggattttttttataaatatattttaagtttcattCGTAAATGGAAGCTGAGATATTAGACATATTCTGACGAAATATTAACCGACTAGATCTTTATCTATTCTTTAATATGAGACAAAAATTCAGGAGGTATTTTAGacattacaaataacaatatgCAGATTGGATACGGGGTAACGAATTTTCAACAGAGTATATAAATCtgttata
This genomic window contains:
- the LOC111000987 gene encoding non-lysosomal glucosylceramidase, whose amino-acid sequence is MEATGDSTLDLDEPSKWGLKLLLNHEYPLQTKQLLIPKPNQILDLVPLSARYVKYYCAKRMQKKRPIMDYFNTINAQRIHGCPIGGIGGGTIGRGFKGEFCRFQLYPGIYEYITIPECQFIVNIRNEQNVTIFQSVLSTYNKPKKAPTSWEWNLDSSQCEYTALYPRAWTTYDLSKYGIKLVCRQISPIIPHNYKDSSLPCAVFVFTAKNVCKERRTVNITFTWTEIPVGLNKRKNNGKLDLERYSEDNTCGVTLEQRVSDTPLTFTIAKNKSENETIHEGYCLWNSLKTSSYVWDCIKKKGKLEPDPSQTATPPKGENKIDDSDKPKKIYKNDSIGLSNSISLDPGGCDVAEFCLVWDMPTIKYKKDRKVHKRFYTKYFGSDGIAGASIAAYALRNYRSWEKQLAEWQDPILNNSNIPDWLKSALMNELYFVADGGTIWFDVSEDFPETDPRHDFGVFGYLEGHEYRMYNTYDVHFYASFALAQLWPNLQVVLQYMYRDAIALETTQCRQSLYDGKYVKFKIKESIPHDLGDPEDIPFTNINAYNIHDVSEWRDLNLKYILQVMRDYRLLRAYSAPFPNERYYSMAYIDDVREGTENDLYTRSTEQPDEKSPDLSVDLSLDPSPVPNKEVPDILDLLYRSSEVVQECQEIEDPKETVTTWNAKQYLMDMYPSCAALLRKGLLWDKDGDGLIENGGFPDQTYDAWVMSGPSAYCGSLWVASISVVRAMAHILGQEEDEREFSKLLEQAKTSFGDKLWNGSFYKFDTKPSNKNVVMADQLAGQWFLRASDWNEEVFPEANVRKALQTIYDNNCQKFLNGRCGAVNGFVTGRRSRIDTTALQSMEVWPGVTFGLASLMIYEGMHEQAFAMAGGLYNTLTKMGLAFETPEALYENGNHRSIAYMRPLSIWSMYQAIIARPPRINHINGQIHGKHL